One genomic region from Cyclopterus lumpus isolate fCycLum1 chromosome 20, fCycLum1.pri, whole genome shotgun sequence encodes:
- the arfgef1 gene encoding brefeldin A-inhibited guanine nucleotide-exchange protein 1 isoform X1 gives MFEGKKTKNMFLTRALEKILADKEVKKAHHSQLRKACEVALEEIKEESEKLSPSPPAGEGKSGSSTLPPIKSKTNFIEADKYFLPFELACQSKCPRIVITSLDCLQKLIAYGHLTGSAPDNTAPGKKLIDRIIETICACFQGPQTDEGVQLQIIKALLTAVTSQHIEIHEGTVLQAVRTCYNIYLASKNLINQTTAKATLTQMLNVIFARMENQALTNHKLSWSLASRKRDRQLQEAKQLERERHRQHTEPDSPQLQAHIHPPAKGLSQEANGAVTPPTPSITIPSIPSTPSTPSTPAPEGRSVSGEQDGQREQEEQGEQGPPYESPDPENGSDFCVAENEQTEADQATAAAQNAAAQQHPVEEEETPNYEEKAHEIVQSILQEVVNTVVGGHCLDPTNLCSDTKESGGDGEPAESDTAEAVTEGTQSSLEDEGTLGSDSEHVHANGIPGTPISASFTPSLPDDRLSLSSNDTQESGAAPGQPPGAKFSHILQKDAFLVFRSLCKLSMKPLSDGPPDPKSHELRSKVLSLQLLLSILQNAGPIFKTNEMFINAIKQYLCVALSKNGVSSVPEVFELSLSIFLTLLSHFKTHLKMQIEVFFKEIFLYILETSTSSYDHKWMVIQTLTRICADAQSVVDIYVNYDCDLNAANIFERLVNDLSKIAQGRGGHELGTTTLQELTLRKKGLECLVSILKCMVEWSKDQYVNPNSQTSLGQEKPSEQESTETKAPETINRYGSINSLDSTASSGIGSYSTQMSGTDNPEQFEVLKQQKEIIEQGIDLFNKKPKRGIQYLQEQGMLGTTPEDLAQFLHQEERLDSTQVGEFLGDNDRFNKEVMYAYVDQMDFQGKDFVSALRTFLEGFRLPGEAQKIDRLMEKFAARYLECNQGQTLFASADTAYVLAYSIIMLTTDLHSPQVKNKMTKEQYIKMNRGINDSKDLPEEYLSAIYDEIAGKKIAMKETKEITMKSNKQSVASEKQRRLLYNVEMEQMAKTAKALMEAVSHVQAPFTSATHLEHVRPMFKLAWTPFLAAFSVGLQDCDDTEVASLCLEGIRCAIRIACIFCIQLERDAYVQALARFTLLTASSGISEMKQKNIDTIKTLITVAHTDGNYLGNSWHEIMKCISQLELAQLIGTGVKTRYISGTVRGKEGFITSTKEQSNDEYLGLVGGTVDRKQIASIQVSIGETSSQSVVVAVDRIFTGSTRLDGNAIVDFVRWLCAVSMDELASPTHPRMFSLQKIVEISYYNMGRIRLQWSRIWEVIGDHFNKVGCNSNEDVAIFAVDSLRQLSMKFLEKGELANFRFQKDFLRPFEHIMKKNRSPTIRDMVVRCIAQMVNSQAANIRSGWKNIFSVFHLAASDQDESIVELAFQTTGHIVTNVFEKHFAATIDSFQDAVKCLSEFACNASFPDTSMEAIRLIRHCAKYVSERPQAFKDYTSDDMNVAPEDRVWVRGWFPILFELSCIINRCKLDVRTRGLTVMFEVMKTYGHTFEKHWWQDLFRIVFRIFDNMKLPEQQTEKAEWMTTTCNHALYAICDVFTQYFESLNGVLLDDILAQLYWCVQQDNEQLARSGTNCLENVVNLNGEKFSLETWDKTCNCMLDIFKTTIPNALLTWRPAGAVGEHSTTQSLSDKQLDSISQKSVDIQSRCDDQHSISTDRVAMDNRRQSQYSAASGTCEDGSRSRTPIKVQEQRLFAALLIKCVVQLELIQTIDNIVFFPATSKKEDAENFAAAQRDASYTANVSVETQDQGMYSHLTSEQLFKLLDCLLESHDFAKAFNSNNEQRTLLWKAGFKGKSKPNLLKQETSSMACGLRILFRMYTDESRQDAWEEVQRRLLGVCSEAVAYFLALTSESHREAWTNLLLLFLTKVLKISDERFKVHASRYYHLLCEIMQFDLIPELRAVLRKFFLRIGLVFHIAQLPEPPPPIEQEAYAEVVEEAE, from the exons ATGTTTGAGGGCAAAAAGACGAAAAACATGTTCCTCACACGAGCTTTGGAAAAGATCCTGGCCGACAAGGAGGTGAAAAAGGCTCACCATTCGCAATTGCGCAAAGCCTGTGAGGTGGCACTTG aGGAAATCAAAGAGGAATCAGAAAAATTAAG TCCTAGTCCGCCCGCTGGAGAAGGCAAATCGGGTTCCAGCACTTTACCGCCAATCAAATCAAAGACCAACTTCATTGAAGCCGACAAGTACTTCTTGCCATTTGAGCTGGCATGTCAGTCCAAATGTCCCCGCATCGTCATCACCTCGCTCGACTGTTTACAG AAGCTGATAGCGTACGGCCACCTGACGGGCAGCGCCCCGGACAACACGGCCCCGGGCAAGAAGCTCATCGACCGGATCATCGAGACCATCTGCGCTTGTTTCCAAGGGCCGCAGACGGATGAGGGCGTGCAACTACAGATCATTAAG GCTCTGTTGACAGCGGTGACTTCCCAGCACATAGAAATCCACGAGGGTACTGTGCTGCAGGCTGTCCGCACGTGTTACAACATCTACCTGGCCAGCAAGAACCTCATCAACCAGACCACGGCCAAGGCCACGCTCACACAGATGCTCAACGTCATCTTCGCGCGCATGGAGAATCAAGCA CTTACAAATCACAAGCTATCTTGGTCTCTGGCCTCCAGAAAGCGTGACCGTCAG CTACAGGAAGCAaagcagctggagagagagcGGCACCGGCAGCACACTGAGCCAGACTCCCCCCAGCTCCAGGCTCACATCCACCCACCGGCCAAGGGTCTGTCCCAGGAGGCCAACGGGGCCGTCACCCCTCCAACCCCGAGCATCACCATCCCATCCATCCCATCCACTCCGTCCACCCCCTCGACACCCGCCCCGGAGGGCAGGTCTGTGTCTGGGGAGCAGGACGGGCAGAGGGAgcaagaggagcagggagagcaGGGCCCCCCCTACGAGAGCCCAGATCCAGAAAATGGTTCAGATTTCTGCGTGGCTGAGAATGAACAGACTGAGGCAGATCaagccacagcagcagcacaga ATGCAGCAGCCCAGCAGCATCcagtcgaggaggaggagacgccaAACTACGAAGAAAAAGCCCATGAAATTGTGCAGAGTATTTTGCAGGAGGTGGTCAATACTGTTGTAGGAG GACACTGCTTGGACCCCACAAACCTTTGCTCTGACACCAAGGAGTCTGGGGGCGATGGCGAGCCGGCGGAGTCGGACACGGCTGAAGCGGTGACAGAGGGCACCCAGAGCTCCCTGGAGGACGAGGGCACCCTGGGTAGCGACAGCGAGCACGTCCACGCCAACGGCATCCCCGGCACGCCTATTTCTGCCAGCTTCACCCCCTCGCTGCCTGATGACAGGTTGTCTCTCTCGTCCAATGACACTCAG GAGTCTGGAGCAGCGCCGGGACAGCCGCCAGGTGCAAAATTCTCCCACATCCTCCAGAAAGACGCCTTTCTTGTCTTTCGCTCACTCTGCAAGCTGTCAATGAAACCGCTGTCCGACGGACCACCTGATCCCAA GTCCCATGAGCTGCGATCGAAGGTCTTGtccctccagctgctcctgtcCATCCTGCAGAACGCCGGGCCCATCTTCAAGACTAACGAGATGTTCATCAACGCCATCAAGCAGTACCTGTGCGTTGCCCTGTCCAAGAATGGCGTCTCCTCCGTGCCAGAGGTCTTTGAGCTCTCACTCTCCATTTTCCTCACTCTGCTCTCCCACTTCAAGACGCACCTCAAGATGCAAATCGAG GTGTTCTTCAAGGAGATTTTCCTGTACATTCTTGAGACGTCCACAAGCTCCTACGACCACAAGTGGATGGTTATACAAACCCTCACAAGAATATGTGCag aTGCCCAGAGTGTGGTGGACATCTACGTGAACTATGACTGTGACTTAAATGCTGCTAACATATTTGAGCGGTTGGTCAATGACCTCTCAAAAATAGCACAGGGTCGCGGAGGCCATGAGCTTGGCACAACTACCCTACAG GAGCTGACCCTAAGAAAGAAAGGCCTTGAATGTCTAGTGTCCATCCTGAAATGTATGGTCGAATGGAGTAAAGACCAATACGTCAACCCCAACTCCCAGACCAGCCTTG GCCAAGAGAAACCATCTGAACAGGAGAGCACAGAGACCAAGGCCCCGGAGACCATAAACCGCTATGGGAGCATTAACTCTCTGGACTCCACGGCCTCGTCTGGCATCGGTAGCTACAGCACCCAGATGTCAGGTACTGACAACCCCGAGCAGTTTGAGGTCCTCAAACAGCAAAAGGAGATCATTGAGCAAGGCATTGACCT GTTCAACAAGAAACCAAAGAGAGGAATCCAGTACCTCCAAGAgcaaggcatgctgggtacaACCCCAGAGGATCTTGCTCAGTTCCTGCACCAGGAAGAGAGGCTTGATTCG ACTCAAGTGGGAGAATTCCTCGGAGATAATGATCGTTTCAATAAAGAGGTGATGTACGCCTACGTGGACCAAATGGACTTCCAAGGCAAAGACTTTGTTTCTGCACTGAGGACTTTCCTGGAGGGCTTTCGGCTCCCCGGAGAGGCCCAGAAGATCGACCGGCTCATGGAGAAATTTGCAGCAAGATATCTTGAATGCAATCAGGG ACAAACCCTCTTTGCCAGTGCTGATACGGCATACGTCCTTGCCTACTCGATCATTATGTTGACAACAGACCTTCACAGTCCACAG GTGAagaataaaatgacaaaagagcAATACATCAAGATGAACCGCGGCATCAACGACAGCAAAGATCTACCCGAGGAATATCTCTCGGCCATTTACGACGAGATTGCTGGAAAAAAGATTGCCATGAAGGAGACGAAAGAGATCACCATGAAATCCAACAAGCAGA GTGTGGCCAGCGAGAAGCAAAGGCGTCTGCTGTACAACGTGGAGATGGAGCAAATGGCCAAGACGGCCAAGGCTCTGATGGAGGCCGTCAGCCACGTCCAAGCACCCTTCACCAGCGCCACACATCTGGAGCACGTCAGGCCCATGTTCAAG TTGGCATGGACACCCTTCCTGGCAGCCTTCAGCGTGGGTCTCCAGGACTGCGATGACACGGAGGTGGCTTCCCTGTGTCTGGAGGGCATCCGCTGTGCCATCAGGATAGCATGCATCTTCTGCATACAG TTGGAGAGGGATGCCTATGTGCAGGCCTTGGCGAGGTTCACCCTGCTGACAGCCAGTTCTGGCATCTCAGAAATGAAGCAGAAGAACATTGACACCATCAAGACCCTCATCACTGTGGCCCACACTGATGGCAACTACCTGGGCAACTCTTGGCACGAG ATCATGAAGTGCATCAGTCAGCTGGAGCTGGCTCAGCTAATCGGTACAGGAGTGAAGACACGCTACATCTCAGGCACGGTGCGGGGCAAAGAGGGCTTCATTACAAGTACGAAGGAGCAGAGCAACGACGAGTACCTGGGTCTAG TTGGAGGGACGGTGGACCGTAAACAGATTGCCAGCATTCAGGTGTCCATCGGAGAGACCAGCTCTCAGAGTGTGGTGGTGGCTGTGGACAG GATATTCACCGGTTCTACCAGACTGGATGGTAACGCAATAG TTGATTTTGTGCGCTGGCTGTGTGCTGTGTCCATGGATGAGCTGGCCTCGCCCACACACCCACGTATGTTCAGCCTGCAAAAAATAGTCGAGATCTCCTACTACAACATGGGCCGCATCAGGCTGCAGTGGTCCAGGATCTGGGAGGTTATCGGAGACCATTTTAACAAG GTTGGCTGTAATTCCAATGAAGACGTGGCGATTTTTGCCGTGGACTCTCTCAGGCAGCTGTCCATGAAGTTTCTGGAGAAGGGAGAGCTGGCTAACTTCAGATTCCAGAAAGACTTCCTGAGGCCTTTTGAACATATCATGAAAAAGAACAG GTCTCCCACCATCAGAGACATGGTGGTGCGCTGCATAGCCCAGATGGTCAACTCCCAGGCAGCGAACATCCGCTCAGGCTGGAAGAACATCTTCTCGGTCTTCCACCTGGCTGCTTCTGACCAGGACGAGAGCATTGTAGAGCTGGCCTTCCAGACCACCGGCCATATCGTCA CGAATGTATTTGAAAAACACTTTGCGGCCACAATCGACTCCTTCCAGGACGCCGTTAAGTGTCTGTCAGAGTTTGCCTGTAATGCCTCGTTCCCGGACACCAGCATGGAAGCCATCCGCCTCATCCGACACTGCGCCAAATACGTCTCAGAGAGGCCACAG GCCTTCAAAGACTACACCAGCGATGACATGAATGTCGCACCTGAGGACCGTGTGTGGGTGCGGGGGTGGTTCCCCATCCTCTTTGAGCTCTCCTGCATCATCAACAGGTGTAAGCTGGATGTCCGGACCAG AGGGCTCACAGTGATGTTTGAAGTGATGAAGACCTATGGGCACACCTTTGAGAAACACTGGTGGCAAGACCTTTTCAGAATTGTCTTCAGGATCTTTGACAACATGAAGCTGCCGGAACAACAGACTGAG AAAGCCGAGTGGATGACCACCACCTGCAACCATGCACTTTATGCCATCTGTGATGTCTTCACCCAATACTTTGAGTCCCTCAATGGCGTCCTGCTGGATGATATTCTGGCTCAGCTCTACTGGTGTGTGCAGCAAG ATAATGAGCAGCTTGCCCGTTCAGGCACCAACTGTCTAGAGAACGTCGTCAACCTGAATGGAGAGAAATTCTCCCTGGAGACCTGGGACAAGACATGCAACTGCATGTTGGACATCTTTAAGACCACCATCCCAAACGC GCTGTTAACATGGAGACCAGCAGGAGCAGTGGGAGAACACTCGACAACACAGAGCCTGTCAGACAAACAGCTG GACTCCAtttcccagaagtcagtggataTTCAGTCCCGCTGTGACGACCAGCATTCCATCAGCACTGATAGGGTTGCCATGGACAACCGTCGACAGAGTCAGTACAGCGCAGCCTCAGGCACGTGTGAAGACGGCTCCAGGAGCAGAACCCCGATAA AGGTCCAGGAGCAGCGCTTATTCGCGGCGTTGCTGATAAAGTGTGTCGTGCAGCTTGAGCTGATCCAGACTATTGATAACATCGTGTTTTTTCCGGCCACCAGTAAGAAGGAAGATGCTGAGAACTTTGCTGCTGCTCAG CGGGATGCCTCGTACACAGCCAACGTCTCAGTGGAGACCCAGGACCAGGGTATGTACAGCCACCTGACCTCAGAACAGCTCTTTAAGCTGCTGGACTGCCTGCTGGAGTCGCACGACTTCGCCAAGGCTTTCAACTCCAACAACGAGCAGCGGACCTTACTGTGGAAAGCAG gtTTCAAAGGAAAGTCGAAGCCCAACCTGTTGAAGCAGGAGACCAGCAGCATGGCGTGTGGCCTGCGCATCCTGTTCCGTATGTACACAGACGAGAGCCGCCAGGACGCCTGGGAGGAGGTCCAAAGACGACTGCTTGG tgtgtgcagTGAGGCTGTGGCATACTTCTTGGCTCTGACCTCTGAAAGCCACCGAGAGGCCTGGAccaacctgctgctgctcttcctcaccAAGGTGCTGAAGATCAGTGATGAAAGG TTCAAGGTGCACGCGTCCAGATACTACCACCTGCTGTGTGAGATCATGCAGTTCGACCTGATCCCCGAGCTGCGGGCTGTTCTAAGAAAGTTTTTCCTGCGCATCGGCCTGGTGTTTCACATCGCACAGCTGCCCGAGCCGCCGCCGCCCATTGAGCAGGAGGCGTACGCCGAGGTTGTGGAGGAGGCCGAGTGA